A genomic stretch from Theobroma cacao cultivar B97-61/B2 chromosome 4, Criollo_cocoa_genome_V2, whole genome shotgun sequence includes:
- the LOC18602796 gene encoding inosine triphosphate pyrophosphatase isoform X2: MEAAGRAVLVSRPVTFVTGNAKKLEEVKAILGQSIPFQSLKLDREPEEISKEKARLAAVQVNGPVLVEDTCLCFNALKGLPGPYIKWFLQKIGHEGLNNLLMAYEDKSAYALCAFSFALGPDVEPITFLGETPGKIVPARGPNDFGWDPIFQPDGYDQTYAEMPKEEKNKISHRYRALAMVKSHFAEAGYSFSTPSKE, from the exons ATGGAGGCGGCGGGGAGAGCAGTGTTGGTGTCACGGCCGGTGACGTTCGTAACTGGAAATGCCAAGAAGTTGGAGGAAGTCAAGGCCATCTTGGGCCAATCGATTCCCTTTCAGTCCCTCAAGCTTGACC GCGAACCGGAAGAAATATCCAAAGAAAAGGCTCGTTTGGCTGCTGTCCAG GTGAATGGACCGGTGTTGGTGGAAGATACATGTCTTTGTTTCAATGCTCTAAAGGGTCTTCCAG GGCCATACAT CAAGTGGTTTCTGCAGAAGATTGGCCATGAAG GTTTAAACAACTTGTTGATGGCATATGAGGATAAGTCAGCTTACGCATTATGTGCATTTTCTTTTGCCCTTGGACCTGATGTTGAACCTATTACCTTTCTAGGGGAAACTCCG GGAAAAATAGTTCCTGCTAGGGGACCCAATGACTTTGGATGGGATCCTATTTTTCAACCTGATGGCTATGACCAAAC ATATGCAGAGATGCCGAAGGAAGAGAAGAACAAGATTTCTCACCGTTATAGGGCTCTTGCTATGGTGAAATCCCACTTTGCTGAAGCTGGATACAGTTTTAGTACTCCATCTAAAGAGTGA
- the LOC18602796 gene encoding inosine triphosphate pyrophosphatase isoform X3, with the protein MEAAGRAVLVSRPVTFVTGNAKKLEEVKAILGQSIPFQSLKLDLPELQGEPEEISKEKARLAAVQVNGPVLVEDTCLCFNALKGLPGPYIKWFLQKIGHEGLNNLLMAYEDKSAYALCAFSFALGPDVEPITFLGETPGKIVPARGPNDFGWDPIFQPDGYDQTDAEGREEQDFSPL; encoded by the exons ATGGAGGCGGCGGGGAGAGCAGTGTTGGTGTCACGGCCGGTGACGTTCGTAACTGGAAATGCCAAGAAGTTGGAGGAAGTCAAGGCCATCTTGGGCCAATCGATTCCCTTTCAGTCCCTCAAGCTTGACC tGCCTGAACTGCAAGGCGAACCGGAAGAAATATCCAAAGAAAAGGCTCGTTTGGCTGCTGTCCAG GTGAATGGACCGGTGTTGGTGGAAGATACATGTCTTTGTTTCAATGCTCTAAAGGGTCTTCCAG GGCCATACAT CAAGTGGTTTCTGCAGAAGATTGGCCATGAAG GTTTAAACAACTTGTTGATGGCATATGAGGATAAGTCAGCTTACGCATTATGTGCATTTTCTTTTGCCCTTGGACCTGATGTTGAACCTATTACCTTTCTAGGGGAAACTCCG GGAAAAATAGTTCCTGCTAGGGGACCCAATGACTTTGGATGGGATCCTATTTTTCAACCTGATGGCTATGACCAAAC AGATGCCGAAGGAAGAGAAGAACAAGATTTCTCACCGTTATAG
- the LOC18602796 gene encoding inosine triphosphate pyrophosphatase isoform X1: protein MEAAGRAVLVSRPVTFVTGNAKKLEEVKAILGQSIPFQSLKLDLPELQGEPEEISKEKARLAAVQVNGPVLVEDTCLCFNALKGLPGPYIKWFLQKIGHEGLNNLLMAYEDKSAYALCAFSFALGPDVEPITFLGETPGKIVPARGPNDFGWDPIFQPDGYDQTYAEMPKEEKNKISHRYRALAMVKSHFAEAGYSFSTPSKE, encoded by the exons ATGGAGGCGGCGGGGAGAGCAGTGTTGGTGTCACGGCCGGTGACGTTCGTAACTGGAAATGCCAAGAAGTTGGAGGAAGTCAAGGCCATCTTGGGCCAATCGATTCCCTTTCAGTCCCTCAAGCTTGACC tGCCTGAACTGCAAGGCGAACCGGAAGAAATATCCAAAGAAAAGGCTCGTTTGGCTGCTGTCCAG GTGAATGGACCGGTGTTGGTGGAAGATACATGTCTTTGTTTCAATGCTCTAAAGGGTCTTCCAG GGCCATACAT CAAGTGGTTTCTGCAGAAGATTGGCCATGAAG GTTTAAACAACTTGTTGATGGCATATGAGGATAAGTCAGCTTACGCATTATGTGCATTTTCTTTTGCCCTTGGACCTGATGTTGAACCTATTACCTTTCTAGGGGAAACTCCG GGAAAAATAGTTCCTGCTAGGGGACCCAATGACTTTGGATGGGATCCTATTTTTCAACCTGATGGCTATGACCAAAC ATATGCAGAGATGCCGAAGGAAGAGAAGAACAAGATTTCTCACCGTTATAGGGCTCTTGCTATGGTGAAATCCCACTTTGCTGAAGCTGGATACAGTTTTAGTACTCCATCTAAAGAGTGA